A window of Ruania suaedae contains these coding sequences:
- a CDS encoding sugar-binding transcriptional regulator: MPSRYGPPIDVQLRQLTKVAVMYHEQGVRQAQIAEALGLSQAKVSRLLKRATQLGVVRTTVSIAPGLHTELEAELERAFGLAEAVIVDVEDDADEAEQIAAIGGAGAAYLETAFSGADRVGIASWSQTLLATLDRMRPSVTPTVSEVVQLLGGIGVPEVQTQAQRLASELARMLGGQAYYVQAPGVVADRGTRDSLLREPGLQAVMERWRELTAAVVGIGSIDPSDLLAESGNAFDAADRETLLADGAVGDICHRVFRVDGSAIEGDVDARTISVPVEDFRRIPRRIGIAGGERKVEPVRGALAGGWVTTLITDARTARALL, encoded by the coding sequence ATGCCCTCACGATACGGTCCGCCGATCGACGTCCAGCTACGGCAGCTGACGAAGGTGGCGGTGATGTACCACGAGCAAGGCGTGCGCCAGGCGCAGATCGCCGAGGCGCTCGGGCTCTCGCAGGCGAAGGTCTCGCGGCTGCTCAAGCGCGCGACGCAGCTGGGGGTGGTGCGCACGACGGTCAGCATCGCGCCGGGTCTGCACACCGAGCTCGAGGCCGAGCTGGAGCGCGCGTTCGGGCTGGCCGAGGCGGTGATCGTGGATGTCGAGGACGACGCCGACGAGGCCGAGCAGATCGCGGCCATCGGGGGAGCGGGGGCGGCGTACCTGGAGACGGCCTTCTCCGGGGCCGACCGGGTGGGCATCGCTTCCTGGAGCCAGACGCTGCTCGCGACGCTGGACCGGATGCGTCCGTCGGTGACGCCGACGGTGAGCGAGGTGGTCCAGCTGCTCGGTGGGATCGGGGTGCCCGAGGTGCAGACCCAGGCCCAGCGGCTGGCGAGTGAGCTGGCGCGGATGCTGGGCGGGCAGGCGTACTACGTGCAGGCGCCGGGCGTGGTGGCCGATCGCGGGACCCGGGACAGTCTGCTGCGTGAGCCCGGACTGCAGGCGGTGATGGAGCGGTGGCGCGAGCTGACGGCCGCGGTGGTGGGCATCGGCAGCATCGACCCGAGTGACCTGCTGGCCGAGAGCGGGAACGCTTTCGATGCGGCCGATCGTGAGACCTTGCTGGCCGACGGCGCGGTGGGGGACATCTGCCACCGGGTGTTCCGGGTGGACGGGTCGGCGATCGAGGGCGACGTGGACGCGCGGACGATCTCGGTGCCGGTCGAGGACTTCCGGCGGATCCCGCGGCGGATCGGGATCGCCGGTGGGGAGCGGAAGGTGGAGCCGGTGCGTGGGGCGCTCGCGGGGGGATGGGTCACGACGTTGATCACCGATGCGAGGACGGCGCGGGCGTTGTTGTAG
- a CDS encoding NAD-dependent epimerase/dehydratase family protein, translating into MIVGVTGSSGKLGSATVTHLREHGNEVIGFDRSGAPGPGFTQVDLGDYGQTLDALLGVTARHGGLDALVHLAAIPVNGIVPDAATFDANVGATFHTLFAAHRAGIRTVVFASSITAMGFPFDESPPSLPVDETFTRAHNTYGLGKVAEEAIAAQLTGWGEGTSLTALRFTNVVAPDEYATFERAGEPGYRRDLLGSWVDSRDGALAVRLALEAATPGFRVYNVAHPESGTQAPSRKVAERWFPGTPVAEDLGEYESLMSVRKIQRELGFAPQHDWR; encoded by the coding sequence ATGATCGTCGGAGTGACCGGCAGCTCGGGCAAGCTCGGCAGCGCCACCGTGACCCACCTGCGCGAGCACGGGAACGAAGTCATCGGCTTCGACCGATCGGGCGCCCCCGGCCCCGGCTTCACCCAGGTCGACCTCGGCGACTACGGCCAGACTCTCGACGCGCTGCTCGGCGTCACCGCCCGCCACGGCGGCCTCGACGCGCTCGTCCACCTCGCCGCCATCCCGGTCAACGGCATCGTCCCCGACGCCGCCACCTTCGACGCCAATGTCGGCGCCACCTTCCACACCCTCTTCGCCGCGCACCGCGCCGGCATCCGCACCGTCGTCTTCGCCTCCAGCATCACCGCGATGGGCTTCCCCTTCGACGAGTCACCACCTTCACTCCCGGTGGACGAAACCTTCACCCGCGCGCACAACACCTACGGCCTCGGCAAGGTGGCCGAGGAGGCGATCGCGGCCCAGCTCACCGGCTGGGGCGAGGGCACCTCGCTCACCGCCCTGCGCTTCACCAACGTGGTCGCCCCCGATGAGTACGCCACCTTCGAACGCGCCGGCGAGCCTGGCTACCGGCGCGACCTGCTCGGCTCCTGGGTCGACTCCCGCGACGGCGCCCTCGCCGTCCGGCTGGCCCTCGAAGCCGCCACGCCGGGCTTCCGCGTCTACAACGTCGCCCACCCCGAGTCCGGCACGCAGGCGCCCTCGCGTAAGGTTGCCGAGCGCTGGTTCCCCGGCACCCCGGTGGCCGAGGACCTCGGTGAGTACGAGTCGCTGATGTCCGTGCGCAAGATCCAGCGCGAGCTCGGCTTCGCTCCCCAGCACGACTGGCGCTGA
- a CDS encoding LacI family DNA-binding transcriptional regulator: protein MSRVGIRDVALHADVATGTVSNYLNHPERVSPETARRIAAAIEILGFVPSQAGRQLRSGTSRLIGYLAPDISNPYFTEIAESVERGAATRNVSVLFADSHRSRAREDAYLSVFEEHRVLGLFVSSHEPIEDRLAQVRRRGTPSVLVGQQALHPDQPSVSVDDVSGGRQAAAHLIDRRRRRLAFVGGPLTIAQVASRLTGASAAVSGGGAGLEIIDTADRTVEAGRRVGAQLLDRAAGARPDGILAVNDLVALGLMQTLVHGGVRVPEDVAIVGYDDNEFAEASLIPLTSVRGRHEEFGRSMIDLLFEAIAGEFSGQVHRTFEPTLVVRASTAAGAGTSGRSGD from the coding sequence GTGAGCAGGGTCGGCATCCGTGATGTCGCCCTTCATGCCGACGTCGCGACCGGCACCGTCTCGAACTACCTCAACCACCCCGAACGCGTCTCGCCCGAGACGGCGCGCCGTATCGCCGCCGCGATCGAGATCCTCGGCTTCGTGCCCAGCCAGGCCGGCCGGCAGTTGCGCTCGGGGACCAGCCGGCTGATCGGCTACCTCGCCCCCGACATCTCCAATCCCTACTTCACCGAGATCGCCGAGAGCGTCGAACGCGGCGCCGCCACCCGCAACGTCTCGGTGCTCTTCGCCGACTCCCACCGCAGCCGCGCCCGCGAGGACGCCTACCTCTCCGTCTTCGAGGAGCACCGCGTGCTCGGCCTGTTCGTCTCCTCGCACGAGCCGATCGAGGACAGGCTGGCGCAGGTGCGCCGGCGCGGGACGCCGTCGGTCCTCGTGGGCCAGCAGGCCCTCCACCCCGACCAGCCCTCGGTCTCCGTCGACGACGTCTCCGGCGGCCGGCAGGCCGCCGCCCACCTCATCGATCGCCGACGGCGCAGACTCGCCTTCGTCGGGGGCCCGCTCACCATCGCCCAGGTCGCCTCCCGCCTGACCGGGGCGAGCGCCGCCGTCAGCGGTGGCGGTGCCGGGCTGGAGATCATCGACACCGCCGACCGCACCGTCGAGGCCGGGCGGCGGGTGGGTGCCCAGCTGCTCGACCGCGCCGCCGGCGCCCGCCCGGACGGGATCCTCGCCGTCAACGACCTGGTCGCACTCGGCCTCATGCAGACGCTCGTGCACGGGGGCGTGCGGGTGCCCGAGGACGTCGCGATCGTTGGCTACGACGACAACGAGTTCGCCGAGGCCTCCCTCATCCCGCTCACCAGCGTCCGCGGCCGGCACGAGGAGTTCGGGAGAAGCATGATCGACCTGCTGTTCGAGGCGATCGCCGGAGAGTTCTCCGGGCAGGTGCACCGCACGTTCGAGCCGACGCTCGTGGTCCGCGCGAGCACGGCGGCGGGTGCCGGGACGTCGGGGCGCTCGGGTGACTGA
- a CDS encoding antitoxin: MRITSILRAAQGALRSEKGRRTGRSVTDKVAGQARKVAGDKHASKIDSAQQAAHDYIDKQGGRGTGEPGSGPPPRG; the protein is encoded by the coding sequence ATGAGAATCACGAGCATCCTCCGAGCAGCCCAGGGCGCGCTCCGATCGGAGAAGGGGCGCCGGACCGGTCGCTCCGTCACCGACAAGGTCGCCGGGCAGGCGCGCAAGGTGGCCGGCGACAAGCACGCCTCGAAGATCGACTCGGCGCAGCAGGCCGCGCACGACTACATCGACAAGCAGGGCGGCCGCGGCACGGGCGAGCCCGGGTCCGGGCCCCCTCCGCGCGGCTGA
- a CDS encoding phosphogluconate dehydrogenase C-terminal domain-containing protein, whose product MSENTYTIAVIGAGGKMGMRVSNNLVRTDHAVKYVENSEGGRARTLEAGRELTDAVTAVQDADIVVLAVPDLALASVTADLVPQMRAGAVVLTLDPAAAYAGLLATREDVIQAVAHPCHPSVFLQRQTPEEWADTFGGIAAPQDAIAAVESEDDAVKTLVETTVRAIYAPVVDVHWVTVKQLAQLEPTLVETVACMIGELLNEALQEAVHTMGVPEAAARSILYGHTQVALANGLRGDNPFSDACLIAMDYGRESIIKEDWKKIFRDDELDKNLARMLHLDAIER is encoded by the coding sequence ATGAGTGAGAACACGTACACGATCGCCGTCATCGGCGCCGGCGGGAAGATGGGGATGCGCGTCTCCAACAACCTCGTGCGCACCGACCATGCTGTGAAGTACGTGGAGAACTCCGAGGGCGGGCGCGCGCGCACCCTCGAGGCCGGCCGCGAGCTCACGGACGCCGTGACAGCGGTCCAGGATGCCGACATCGTGGTCCTCGCCGTGCCCGACCTGGCCCTCGCCTCGGTCACCGCCGACCTGGTGCCGCAGATGCGCGCCGGCGCCGTGGTGCTCACGCTCGACCCGGCCGCCGCCTACGCCGGCCTGCTCGCCACCCGCGAGGACGTCATCCAGGCCGTCGCCCACCCCTGCCACCCCTCGGTCTTCCTGCAGCGCCAGACCCCCGAGGAGTGGGCCGACACCTTCGGGGGCATCGCCGCCCCGCAGGACGCGATCGCCGCCGTCGAGTCCGAGGACGACGCCGTCAAGACCCTGGTGGAGACCACCGTTCGTGCCATCTACGCCCCCGTGGTCGACGTGCACTGGGTCACCGTCAAGCAGCTCGCCCAGCTCGAGCCGACCCTGGTGGAGACCGTCGCCTGCATGATCGGCGAGCTGCTGAACGAGGCACTGCAGGAGGCCGTGCACACCATGGGCGTGCCCGAGGCCGCCGCGCGCAGCATCCTCTACGGCCACACCCAGGTGGCGCTCGCGAACGGCCTGCGCGGGGACAACCCGTTCAGTGACGCGTGCCTGATCGCCATGGACTACGGCCGCGAGTCGATCATCAAGGAGGACTGGAAGAAGATCTTCCGCGACGACGAGCTCGACAAGAACCTCGCGCGCATGCTCCACCTCGACGCCATCGAGCGCTGA
- a CDS encoding sugar phosphate isomerase/epimerase family protein, whose product MIGLGTYAFFWQLSDRNPRPMTLTESFQATRDLGVGLHQICDYAPLEDMDNAELADAAAAAKDLDLVIELGTKGIEPEHLTRFLEIAAVFDATLIRSMIYGPDSRPTLEQAHQWLTETMPAVEAAGVTLALETYEQLPTTDLLALVEGVGSENLGLCLDPGNVVARLENPQICVEQAADLTRAVHAKDYAFARQPGWVGFTYSGAPMGAGLHDYPHLLRTVRPRERGINEVVEHWLPWQDDPETTIATEREWTRTAVDYLRSTT is encoded by the coding sequence ATGATCGGACTCGGCACCTATGCCTTCTTCTGGCAGCTCTCCGACCGCAACCCGCGGCCGATGACGCTCACGGAGTCCTTCCAGGCCACCCGTGACCTCGGCGTGGGGCTGCACCAGATCTGCGATTACGCACCGCTGGAAGACATGGACAACGCCGAGCTCGCCGATGCCGCCGCGGCCGCCAAGGACCTGGACCTGGTGATCGAGCTCGGCACCAAGGGCATCGAGCCGGAGCACCTGACCCGCTTCCTCGAGATCGCCGCCGTCTTCGACGCCACCCTCATCCGGAGCATGATCTACGGGCCGGACTCCCGCCCCACCCTGGAGCAGGCCCACCAGTGGCTGACCGAGACGATGCCCGCCGTCGAGGCCGCCGGCGTCACCCTCGCCCTGGAGACCTACGAGCAGCTGCCCACCACCGACCTGCTCGCCCTGGTCGAGGGCGTGGGCAGCGAGAACCTGGGCCTGTGCCTGGACCCGGGCAACGTCGTCGCCCGGTTGGAGAATCCGCAGATCTGCGTGGAGCAGGCCGCCGATCTCACCCGCGCGGTGCACGCGAAGGACTACGCCTTCGCCCGCCAGCCCGGCTGGGTGGGCTTCACCTACAGCGGCGCGCCGATGGGCGCGGGCCTGCACGACTACCCGCACCTGCTGCGCACCGTCCGCCCGCGCGAGCGGGGCATCAACGAGGTCGTCGAGCACTGGCTGCCCTGGCAGGACGACCCCGAGACCACCATCGCCACGGAACGGGAATGGACCCGGACCGCCGTCGACTATCTGAGGAGCACCACATGA
- a CDS encoding FadR/GntR family transcriptional regulator, protein MPASDRSAEITASLGSLPGTTPVSEVARLLLDLFTGGSFEPGTRLPAERQLATTLGVGRSAVREALAALEILGIVHVRPGSGTYLRGTASTLLPRTLRWGLLIGEKSTAELLELRSGLETQVAELAANRAGEEDLAELRGSLDRMRERTGDLAAFARADHDFHDHLAAASKNETIVDLLHVVRSLLQVYADRAVHDEASALLALSEHESVLAAITAQDGGAAAAAMAVHMATANRRLAEDPGAGDHLDSPPPGATMTP, encoded by the coding sequence ATGCCAGCCAGCGACCGTTCCGCCGAGATCACGGCGTCCCTGGGCTCACTCCCGGGCACCACGCCGGTCTCGGAGGTGGCGCGGTTGCTGCTGGACCTGTTCACCGGCGGCTCGTTCGAGCCCGGCACCCGCCTGCCCGCCGAGCGCCAGCTCGCCACCACCCTCGGCGTGGGGCGCTCCGCGGTGCGCGAGGCGCTGGCCGCGCTGGAGATCCTCGGTATCGTGCACGTGCGGCCGGGTTCGGGCACCTACCTGCGCGGCACCGCCAGCACGCTGCTCCCGCGGACCTTGCGGTGGGGGCTGCTGATCGGCGAGAAGAGCACCGCCGAGCTGCTCGAGCTGCGCTCGGGGCTGGAGACGCAGGTGGCCGAGCTCGCAGCGAACCGCGCCGGCGAGGAGGACCTGGCAGAGCTACGTGGCTCGCTGGACCGGATGCGCGAGCGCACCGGCGATCTGGCAGCGTTCGCGCGCGCCGACCACGACTTCCACGACCACCTCGCCGCCGCCTCGAAGAACGAGACGATCGTCGATCTGCTGCACGTGGTGCGCTCGCTGCTGCAGGTCTACGCCGACCGGGCCGTGCACGACGAGGCGTCGGCCCTGCTGGCCCTGAGCGAGCACGAGTCCGTGCTGGCGGCGATCACGGCGCAGGACGGCGGCGCTGCGGCTGCGGCGATGGCGGTGCACATGGCCACGGCGAACCGGCGCCTCGCCGAGGACCCGGGGGCGGGAGACCACCTGGACTCGCCGCCCCCGGGTGCGACAATGACTCCATGA
- a CDS encoding phage holin family protein gives MSFLIKVLINGIALWLTSLWITGVDFRTDGTTLNTVIVIAAVALLFTIVNAIVKPLVKLVSILFYILTLGLFFLVVNALMLLLTSWLTGFTDYGLTVDGFWTAVLAGLIITIIAVILTLVLPDGRKKESR, from the coding sequence ATGAGCTTCCTCATCAAGGTCCTCATCAACGGCATCGCCCTGTGGCTCACCTCGCTGTGGATCACGGGCGTCGACTTCCGCACCGACGGCACCACGCTGAACACCGTGATCGTGATCGCCGCGGTCGCGCTGCTGTTCACAATCGTCAACGCGATCGTCAAACCGCTGGTGAAGTTGGTCTCGATCCTCTTCTACATCCTCACCCTGGGGCTGTTCTTCCTGGTGGTGAACGCGTTGATGCTGTTGCTGACCAGCTGGCTGACCGGGTTCACCGACTACGGGCTCACCGTCGACGGCTTCTGGACGGCGGTGCTCGCCGGCCTGATCATCACGATCATCGCGGTCATCCTGACGCTGGTGCTGCCGGACGGGCGCAAGAAGGAGAGCCGCTGA
- a CDS encoding VOC family protein encodes MDTSYRPAGYSTLSPLLVVSPAREAIEFYATVFGAHVVTRMEGPDGGVWHCELDLGTGRMTVMDPNAVFGAVANDPTSDNAAFSLAIYVPDVDATLALAEQHGARVREKADDFAVTGDRFASIQDPYGVRWTLMTRTTPRTDEEVQQNLDAWVESMRSES; translated from the coding sequence ATGGATACTTCTTATCGCCCTGCCGGCTACAGCACTCTGTCACCGCTCCTCGTCGTCTCGCCCGCACGTGAGGCGATCGAGTTCTACGCCACCGTGTTCGGTGCCCACGTCGTCACCAGGATGGAGGGTCCCGACGGTGGCGTGTGGCACTGCGAACTCGACCTCGGCACGGGGCGCATGACGGTCATGGACCCGAACGCGGTCTTCGGTGCGGTCGCCAACGACCCCACCAGCGACAATGCCGCCTTCAGCCTCGCGATCTACGTGCCCGACGTCGACGCCACGCTGGCGCTCGCCGAGCAGCACGGTGCCCGGGTGCGCGAGAAGGCCGACGACTTCGCCGTCACCGGGGACCGCTTCGCCTCCATCCAGGACCCGTACGGCGTGCGCTGGACCCTCATGACGCGCACGACGCCGCGCACCGACGAGGAGGTGCAGCAGAACCTCGACGCCTGGGTGGAGTCGATGCGCTCGGAGTCCTGA
- a CDS encoding AraC family transcriptional regulator has translation MLWPAAGQEVFSSQRLALPESLEIVASHYWSVAWRRPTTVPFRQQVLGHPVTHLTVEAADGGRLHGMQLPGALVHGLVTRVFTIDLPVAGRVAGLAFLPGGMAALLDVDVRDLNNRVVPAEAIFGESVGDLAAHVLAEPDDGARRDLFADALAERLGPQRERIAHDSGYRLTREAIALMRSRQQVTLAPVAEQLHVSGRTLQRLFSRYVGASPLWVLRRYRLQDAVAALDAGRAGSLAELAAALGFVDHGHFTRAFTAVVGVPPSQYRPAHAGGTERA, from the coding sequence GTGCTGTGGCCGGCTGCCGGCCAGGAGGTGTTCAGCAGCCAACGCCTCGCCCTTCCCGAATCGCTCGAGATCGTGGCCTCGCACTACTGGTCGGTGGCCTGGCGCCGCCCCACGACCGTCCCCTTCCGCCAGCAGGTGCTCGGCCACCCGGTCACCCACCTCACGGTCGAGGCCGCGGACGGCGGGCGACTTCACGGTATGCAACTGCCCGGCGCGCTCGTGCACGGTCTCGTCACCAGGGTCTTCACCATCGACCTCCCGGTGGCCGGCCGGGTTGCCGGCCTGGCCTTTCTGCCCGGGGGGATGGCTGCTCTGCTCGACGTCGATGTCCGCGACCTCAACAACCGCGTAGTCCCCGCCGAGGCGATCTTCGGAGAGTCCGTCGGCGACCTCGCCGCCCACGTGCTCGCCGAGCCCGACGACGGCGCCCGCCGCGACCTCTTCGCCGACGCTCTCGCCGAGCGTCTGGGTCCGCAGCGGGAACGGATCGCCCACGATTCCGGCTACCGCCTCACGCGTGAGGCGATCGCGTTGATGCGTTCCCGGCAACAGGTGACCCTCGCCCCGGTCGCCGAACAGTTGCACGTCTCCGGACGCACCCTGCAGCGCCTGTTCAGCCGGTACGTGGGCGCCTCACCCCTGTGGGTGCTGCGCCGGTACCGGCTCCAGGACGCCGTCGCTGCGCTCGATGCGGGCCGAGCTGGAAGCCTCGCGGAGCTGGCGGCCGCACTCGGGTTCGTCGATCACGGCCACTTCACGCGAGCATTCACCGCCGTCGTCGGCGTACCGCCGTCGCAGTACCGCCCCGCTCATGCAGGGGGTACGGAGCGAGCGTGA
- a CDS encoding low molecular weight protein-tyrosine-phosphatase yields the protein MGYRISVVCTGNICRSPMGEAVLEDAFAAAGLADGVEVVSAGTGAWHLGDDADERTLAVLEAHGHRFEGHVASQFSADDFADLDLVLALDRGHERDLRRLAPDESARAKIRLLRSFDPDAPHGAEVADPYYGEQQDFETVYAQVSSAVEGLVRYVRETRER from the coding sequence ATGGGATACCGGATCAGCGTGGTGTGCACGGGCAACATCTGCCGCTCGCCGATGGGCGAGGCCGTCCTGGAAGACGCCTTCGCGGCGGCCGGACTGGCCGATGGCGTCGAGGTGGTCTCCGCCGGCACGGGGGCCTGGCACCTCGGCGATGATGCTGACGAGCGGACCCTCGCGGTGCTGGAGGCCCACGGTCACCGGTTCGAGGGGCACGTCGCCAGCCAGTTCTCGGCCGACGACTTCGCCGACCTCGATCTCGTCCTGGCCCTCGACCGCGGCCACGAACGGGACCTGCGCCGCCTCGCCCCGGACGAGAGCGCGCGCGCCAAGATCCGGCTGCTGCGCAGCTTCGACCCCGACGCACCGCACGGCGCCGAGGTCGCCGACCCCTACTACGGCGAACAGCAGGACTTCGAGACGGTCTACGCGCAGGTGAGCTCCGCCGTCGAGGGCCTCGTCCGGTACGTACGCGAGACACGGGAGCGGTGA
- a CDS encoding fructosamine kinase family protein, giving the protein METFRKTDFPQPEAALAEADGLRWLAAADGGARIAEVRHAEPGVLELERVADGRGSPAHAREFGAALARTHAAGAPAFGYVPGETTGFMAGAPMPGSSTTESWGEFYAEARVLPFLRRAQASGAFGERDVEVISAVAERLAAGELDHPQPALVEGVARLHGDLWSGNVLWSPGGVVLIDATAHGGHAETDLAMLDLFGAPHLEEILAGYQEVSALAEGWRGRVALHQLNPLLVHTVLFGGGYAQAAVSAAGRYV; this is encoded by the coding sequence ATGGAGACCTTCCGCAAGACCGACTTCCCGCAGCCGGAGGCCGCCCTCGCCGAGGCGGACGGGTTGCGATGGCTCGCAGCCGCCGACGGCGGAGCCCGGATCGCCGAGGTCCGTCACGCCGAGCCCGGGGTGCTCGAGCTCGAGCGGGTCGCCGACGGCCGCGGCTCACCGGCCCACGCGCGCGAGTTCGGGGCGGCGCTGGCGCGCACGCACGCCGCCGGGGCGCCCGCCTTCGGGTATGTGCCGGGTGAGACCACCGGCTTCATGGCGGGTGCACCGATGCCGGGCAGCAGCACTACCGAGAGCTGGGGCGAGTTCTACGCCGAGGCGCGGGTGCTGCCGTTCCTGCGCCGCGCGCAGGCGAGCGGAGCGTTCGGCGAGCGGGACGTGGAGGTGATCTCCGCCGTCGCCGAGCGGTTGGCGGCCGGGGAGCTCGACCACCCGCAGCCGGCACTGGTGGAGGGGGTGGCGCGGCTGCACGGGGATCTGTGGAGCGGGAACGTGCTGTGGTCGCCCGGCGGCGTCGTGCTGATCGACGCCACCGCGCACGGCGGGCACGCCGAGACCGACCTGGCGATGCTGGACCTGTTCGGCGCCCCGCACCTGGAGGAGATCCTCGCCGGCTATCAGGAGGTCTCGGCGCTGGCGGAGGGCTGGCGGGGCCGGGTCGCGCTGCATCAGCTCAACCCGCTGCTGGTGCACACGGTGCTGTTCGGCGGCGGGTACGCCCAGGCCGCAGTGTCGGCGGCCGGGCGTTACGTGTGA
- a CDS encoding DeoR/GlpR family DNA-binding transcription regulator → MAGDGGALIPEQRRERLLGLLEREIVLSVRQLTDLLGVSHMTVRRDIATLEAEGRAVSVAGGVRAAGRVRAEPSYAVKAVTDVGLKAAIARQAAAHLRPGATLFLDAGTTVGALVPHLLEVGDLTVVTNDFTTLARLMDTEIALVHVGGRVESRNRSSVGRLAAATLGSLNVDVAFLSASSWDGARGVTTPSESKIELKQTALRVTSAAVLLADTTKYGTFSVHRVAALEDFDEVITDDGLDDSIRQDLAERGVRLTTAAAEPAESVPSGRSAQPVEAAQGVP, encoded by the coding sequence ATGGCTGGTGATGGAGGCGCCCTGATCCCCGAGCAGCGGCGCGAGCGGCTCCTCGGCCTGCTGGAGCGGGAGATCGTGCTCTCGGTCCGCCAGCTCACCGACCTCCTGGGCGTCTCCCACATGACGGTCCGGCGCGACATCGCGACCCTGGAGGCCGAGGGGCGCGCCGTCTCCGTCGCCGGTGGGGTGCGCGCAGCCGGCCGGGTGCGCGCCGAGCCCAGCTACGCCGTCAAGGCCGTCACGGACGTGGGCCTCAAGGCGGCCATCGCTCGTCAGGCCGCTGCTCACCTGCGGCCGGGGGCCACGCTCTTCCTGGACGCCGGCACGACCGTCGGTGCCCTGGTGCCGCACCTGCTGGAGGTCGGCGACCTGACGGTCGTGACGAACGACTTCACCACGCTGGCGCGTCTGATGGACACCGAGATCGCGCTCGTGCACGTCGGCGGGCGGGTGGAGTCACGCAACCGCTCCAGCGTCGGGCGGCTGGCCGCCGCCACCCTGGGCTCGCTCAACGTCGACGTCGCCTTCCTCAGCGCGAGCTCGTGGGACGGCGCCCGCGGGGTGACCACGCCCTCGGAGTCCAAGATCGAGCTCAAGCAGACCGCGCTGCGGGTCACCTCCGCGGCCGTCCTGCTCGCCGACACCACCAAGTACGGCACCTTCAGCGTGCACCGCGTGGCCGCGCTGGAGGACTTCGACGAGGTCATCACCGACGACGGCCTCGACGACTCGATCCGGCAGGACCTGGCGGAGCGCGGCGTGCGCCTGACGACGGCGGCCGCCGAGCCGGCAGAGTCGGTTCCCTCCGGTCGGTCCGCTCAGCCCGTCGAGGCGGCCCAGGGCGTGCCGTAG
- a CDS encoding class II aldolase/adducin family protein has translation MTDAPSLVEAGRRLVAAGLSPGTSGNLSARDGERILLSPSGIPLDELEASALSVVDLDGRHLRGPKPSKEVWLHRAMYRRDGATAVVVHTHSVHAVAASCLEPWDARTALPPYTPYLPMKLGQVPLVPYADPGDRAQAEAIEALSQPVRAVLLANHGPVVAGGTFAEAIAGAVEIEEAARVTMLLGGRGRVLEEHRLLGLAARYGTPWAASTG, from the coding sequence ATGACTGACGCACCGTCCTTGGTCGAGGCGGGCCGGCGGCTGGTGGCCGCGGGCCTCTCGCCCGGCACCTCCGGCAACCTCAGCGCCAGGGACGGGGAGAGGATCCTGCTCTCCCCGAGCGGGATCCCGCTGGACGAGCTCGAGGCCAGCGCGCTGTCCGTGGTCGACCTCGACGGGCGCCATCTCCGCGGCCCGAAGCCCTCCAAGGAGGTGTGGCTGCACCGCGCCATGTACCGGCGCGATGGCGCCACGGCCGTGGTGGTGCACACTCACAGCGTCCACGCCGTGGCCGCCTCCTGCCTGGAACCGTGGGATGCGCGCACCGCACTGCCGCCCTACACCCCGTACCTGCCGATGAAGCTCGGGCAGGTGCCGCTGGTGCCCTACGCCGACCCGGGCGACCGCGCGCAGGCGGAGGCGATCGAGGCCCTCAGCCAGCCGGTGCGGGCCGTGCTGCTCGCCAACCACGGGCCGGTCGTGGCCGGCGGCACGTTCGCGGAGGCGATCGCCGGCGCGGTCGAGATCGAGGAGGCGGCGCGGGTGACGATGCTGCTCGGCGGTCGCGGCCGGGTGCTCGAGGAGCACCGCCTGCTCGGGCTCGCCGCCCGCTACGGCACGCCCTGGGCCGCCTCGACGGGCTGA